The following nucleotide sequence is from Microbacterium arborescens.
AGAAGACGCGCGGCTCGATGCTGCGGTTCATCGTGCTCGACGACATCGCGAAGCCCACGGTGCTGCAGGCGCCCGACGAGTCGCTTCTCTTCGCCGCGTACCAGGAGGTCGGGGCCTGATCCTGCCGGTCATCGGTAGGGTGGGCGCGTGAACACCCCCCGACGCCTGCTGCTCGTCAACGGGCCGAACCTGAACCTGCTCGGCATCCGCGAGCCGGAGATCTACGGCCGCGAGACGCTCGCTGACGTCGAGGCGCTCGTGGCCGAGACAGCGGCCGAGCGCGGTGTCGAGGTGCGCTGCGTGCAGAGCAACCACGAGGGCGTTCTCATCGACGCCATTCACGAGGCTCGTACGGACTGTGCGGGCATCATCATCAACCCCGGTGGTCTCACACACACCTCCGTCGTCCTTCGCGACGCCCTCGCGGGAGTCGCGCTGCCGGTGGCCGAGGTCCACATCTCCGATGTCTCCCAGCGCGAGAGCTTCCGGCACCACTCCTATGTCGCCGACGTCGCCGCCGTGCATGTCATCGGCGAAGGCGTCGCCGGATACGCGCGCGCGACGCGACAGCTGCTCGACATCCTCGCGTAGAATCGATCCTCGGCCCGTCGGCCGCCCGACCACACGAACGGAACTCCACACTCATGGCATCGACCGCAGACATCAAGAACGGCGTCGTCCTCAGCATCGACGGTCAGCTTTGGAACGTCATCGAGTTCCAGCACGTCAAGCCCGGCAAGGGTGGCGCGTTCGTGCGCACGAAGCTGAAGAACGTCGTGTCGGGCAAGACCGTCGACCGCACCTACAACGCAGGCGCGAAGATCGAGATCGAGAACGTCGACCGCCGCGATTTCACCTACCTCTACAACGACGGCGACAACTTCGTCTTCATGGACGTCGACGACTACGACCAGATCACGGTTCCCGCCGCCACCGTCGGCGACGCCAAGAACTACCTGCTCGAGAACCAGCAGGTGCAGATCGCGCTGAACAACGGCAACCCGCTCTACATCGAGCTCCCCGCTTCTGTCGTGCTCGAGATCACGTACACCGAGCCCGGCCTGCAGGGCGATCGCTCGTCGGCCGGCACGAAGTCCGCGACAGTCGAGACCGGGTACGAGATCCAGGTTCCGCTGTTCGTCGAGCAGGGCACGAAGGTCAAGGTCGACACCCGCACGGGTGACTACCTCGGCCGCGTGAACTGACGCCGGTCCTCGTCCGATGAGCGCTCGCTCCAAGGCGCGCAAGCGCGCCCTCGACATCCTCTACCAGTCCGACATCCGCGGCGACGACCTCGGCGTGACCCTCGCCGCCGAGGCGAAGCGTGCGGCGCTCGAGCCCGCGCGCGAGGCATCGTGGCTCTACGCCCGCGAGATCATCGACGGTGTCATCGACAACCGCGACGAGATCGACGAGCAGATCACCACGTTCGCGAAGGATTGGTCGCTGGCGCGGATGCCGGCCGTCGATCGGGCGATCCTGCGACTGGGCGTCTGGGAGATCGTGTACAACGACGCGGTTCCCCCCGCGGTCGCGATCGACGAGGCCGTCGAGCTGGCGAAGGAGTTCTCGACCGACGGTTCGAGCGCCTTCGTCCACGGCGTGCTCGGCCGGGTCGCGCGACTCGGCTGATCGACGTCGGAGGTACGCGCGAGGATCCTCGGATGAGGCCGAATCCGTGACCGTGAGGGCGACGCCGTCGTGGCGTACGGTTCTGCTGCCAGCGGCGACCGGTGAGAACACCGTCGCGCTCGGCCTGCAGCTGCGGCAACGAGAGAGCGCCTCGGCGGCTCATTGGGGCCCGCGGCGCGTGCTTCCGGCCACGGCGCGCAGCGTCGCGACGTCCGACGGCGAGCTCCGACTCGCCGCCCGCCCGCTGTCGCGGAGCGGGGCGAGCGGGCGATGGGTGCAGGGCGACGAGACCTGGGAATCGCTGCGGCGCGGCGCCTGGCGTGTCGACCCGTCCCGGGCGCGATGGTTCTCGACCCTCTACGGCATCGCTCACGACGCACGACTCCTCGGCGGATACGGCGACTCGGACTGGTTGACGATCGACGGCGCCGACTCGGAGTTGCTCTGGCCTCACTTGCGTTCCGCGGCGCAGCTCGGCATCCCGATCGTGGCGACGCGGCCCGACCAGGATGTCAGGCTCGGTGATTCGGCCTCGGTCGAGGTGCGCGTCGAGGGGGCCCCCGACGGCGGCTTGCTGCTCACACCCGTCGTGCGCTTCGACGACGGCGACGCCGCGGCGCATGCACGCCCCATCGGCCACGTCGGGGTCTACGGGATCGATCAGGCGGGCGATTCGCTCCGCGTCGTGTTCGCGCAGGCGGGCGTCGGACCCGGGGTGCGTTCTCTGCTGGCCGCAGGGAGCCCGGTCGCCGTGCCGGCGGCGGAGCGCGACGACTTCCTCCGTGAGGCCTACCCGCAGCTTGCGCGGGAGGGGGTCGTGGCAGCCGGGCCCGGGGTGCGGCTGCCGGCGCCCGCGCGTACGACCGTGGTCGTCACGGTCGATCAGCGTCCGCGCGACGAGCTGGCCTACACGATCGTCTGGCAGGTGCCGGGGGTCGGTCGTGTGCCCTGGGAGAGCGCGGCGGGCTCCTCGTCGGCTGACGCCGAGTTGCGGACGTCGCTCGAGGCGGCCTGGGCCAGGGCGACCGAACGCCCCTTCTCGCCCGGGGGAACCCGGAGCGGCATCGACGCCGCCGAGTTCACGAACGAGGTCCTGCCGGTGCTCCAGACGGTGGATGGGGTCCGCGTCGAGACCTCGGGCGTGGCGCGTTCGTATCGCGAGCTCTCCGGCGATCCCCGCATCCGTGTGCGTACGGTCGAGACGAGCGACGCCGACTGGTTCGAGCTCGGCGTGCACGTCGAGGTCGAGGGGCGCCGCGTGCCGTTCCGGCCATTGTTCACCGCACTCGCGCAGCGGCGGAAGAAGATGCTGCTCTCGGACGGCGCCTACTTCTCGCTGTCGCACCCGGCGCTGGACCGTCTCCGAGAGCTCATCGAGGACTCGCGCGACCTCGTCGAGTGGGACACCGGCGGCACGCGGGTGAGTCGCTACCAGCTGCAGCTCTGGTCGGACTTCGAGGACCTCGCCGACGAGGCCGAGCCCGCGGTCCGCTGGCGCGCCGCTCTCGATCGTCTGCGCGCGGACGAATCGGTAGGCGGTCGCCATGCTCAGCCGCCTCCACCGGCGGGCATCACCACGACGCTCCGTCCCTATCAGCGCGAGGGGTTTGCGTGGCTCGCGGCACTTCGCGACGCCCGGCTGGGCGGCATCCTCGCCGACGACATGGGCCTCGGGAAGACCCTTCAGCTGCTGGCGCTGCTCGAGCGCGAGCGGGAGCGCGGCGAGACCCATCCGGCGCTCGTGGTCGCGCCGACCTCGGTGGTATCGGCGTGGCGCGACGAAGCGGCACGTCACGCTCCCGGCCTGCGGATCGCCGTCGTCGAGCAGGTGGGAGCGCAATGGTCGGGGGCGGAGACCGACGTCGTCGTGACGTCGTATGCGCTCCTGCGGCTGGACGCCGCGTCGTACGCCGCCCATCGCTGGTCGACGGTCGTGCTGGACGAGGCACAGTATGTGAAGAACCCCCGCACCCGCGTGCACCGCGCGGTGCTCGGCCTCCAGGCGGACGTCATCTTCGCCGCGACCGGAACCCCGCTCGAGAACGGCCTCACCGATCTCTGGTCGATCCTGTCGCTGACGAGCCCGGGGCTGTTCCCGTCCGCGCGCCGCTTCCGCGAGGAGTACGTGAAGCCGATCGAGCACGGACGCGTCGACGAGAACGCCGAAGGCGGCGCCGCCCGAGAACGCCGTCTCGCGCGGCTCCGGCGTCGTGTGCA
It contains:
- the aroQ gene encoding type II 3-dehydroquinate dehydratase, giving the protein MNTPRRLLLVNGPNLNLLGIREPEIYGRETLADVEALVAETAAERGVEVRCVQSNHEGVLIDAIHEARTDCAGIIINPGGLTHTSVVLRDALAGVALPVAEVHISDVSQRESFRHHSYVADVAAVHVIGEGVAGYARATRQLLDILA
- the efp gene encoding elongation factor P — translated: MASTADIKNGVVLSIDGQLWNVIEFQHVKPGKGGAFVRTKLKNVVSGKTVDRTYNAGAKIEIENVDRRDFTYLYNDGDNFVFMDVDDYDQITVPAATVGDAKNYLLENQQVQIALNNGNPLYIELPASVVLEITYTEPGLQGDRSSAGTKSATVETGYEIQVPLFVEQGTKVKVDTRTGDYLGRVN
- the nusB gene encoding transcription antitermination factor NusB, whose protein sequence is MSARSKARKRALDILYQSDIRGDDLGVTLAAEAKRAALEPAREASWLYAREIIDGVIDNRDEIDEQITTFAKDWSLARMPAVDRAILRLGVWEIVYNDAVPPAVAIDEAVELAKEFSTDGSSAFVHGVLGRVARLG
- a CDS encoding DEAD/DEAH box helicase produces the protein MTVRATPSWRTVLLPAATGENTVALGLQLRQRESASAAHWGPRRVLPATARSVATSDGELRLAARPLSRSGASGRWVQGDETWESLRRGAWRVDPSRARWFSTLYGIAHDARLLGGYGDSDWLTIDGADSELLWPHLRSAAQLGIPIVATRPDQDVRLGDSASVEVRVEGAPDGGLLLTPVVRFDDGDAAAHARPIGHVGVYGIDQAGDSLRVVFAQAGVGPGVRSLLAAGSPVAVPAAERDDFLREAYPQLAREGVVAAGPGVRLPAPARTTVVVTVDQRPRDELAYTIVWQVPGVGRVPWESAAGSSSADAELRTSLEAAWARATERPFSPGGTRSGIDAAEFTNEVLPVLQTVDGVRVETSGVARSYRELSGDPRIRVRTVETSDADWFELGVHVEVEGRRVPFRPLFTALAQRRKKMLLSDGAYFSLSHPALDRLRELIEDSRDLVEWDTGGTRVSRYQLQLWSDFEDLADEAEPAVRWRAALDRLRADESVGGRHAQPPPPAGITTTLRPYQREGFAWLAALRDARLGGILADDMGLGKTLQLLALLERERERGETHPALVVAPTSVVSAWRDEAARHAPGLRIAVVEQVGAQWSGAETDVVVTSYALLRLDAASYAAHRWSTVVLDEAQYVKNPRTRVHRAVLGLQADVIFAATGTPLENGLTDLWSILSLTSPGLFPSARRFREEYVKPIEHGRVDENAEGGAARERRLARLRRRVQPFLLRRTKDVVAADLPPRQEQDVRVELSSGHRAVYERVLQRERRKVLGLLDDLDSQRFIVFRSLTLLRMLALAPALVDVGGPGIVPSKLDALRGRLDEVIAEGHRALVFSQFTSFLDTVEDDLRAHGVGVVRLDGSTTRRADVVEAFRRGQDPVFLISLKAGGVGLTLTEADYVFLLDPWWNPAAEQQAIDRTHRIGQDRPVTVYRLIAAGTIEEKVVELQRRKARLISAVLDADGAFSNALTADDIRQLLA